A stretch of Lathyrus oleraceus cultivar Zhongwan6 chromosome 6, CAAS_Psat_ZW6_1.0, whole genome shotgun sequence DNA encodes these proteins:
- the LOC127097634 gene encoding protein MIZU-KUSSEI 1 — protein MKHQQQQSLILQRSKSATTRNNRTRIIPSNHRLSESDDFSGKLLIKQGSSPSIPSFSNHHHQQSTKPTTKKLSSLIRSFLNIFTFQTIFPSCNWLTIPSTLSTSISPSLTRKVTGTLFGNRRGHISFAVQLHPRAEPLLLLELAMSTSSLVKEMSSGLVRIALECRKTPAASDIKGRHHRLFHQPDWTMYCNGRKCGYAVSRTCGELDLHVLRTVQSVSVGAGVIPMLEDGGGCGGAEGELMYMRARFERVVGSRDSEAFYMLNPDGNGGPELSIFLLRI, from the coding sequence AtgaaacatcaacaacaacaaagcCTTATCCTCCAAAGAAGCAAAAGCGCCACCACAAGAAACAACAGAACTAGAATCATCCCTTCAAACCACAGACTCTCAGAATCCGATGATTTCTCCGGCAAACTCCTCATAAAGCAAGGATCATCCCCCTCAATCCCTTCCTTCTCCAATCACCACCACCAACAATCCACAAAACCAACAACAAAGAAACTATCCTCACTCATAAGATCATTTCTCAACATCTTCACCTTCCAAACCATCTTCCCTTCATGCAACTGGCTAACAATTCCTTCAACCCTCTCAACTTCAATCTCCCCTTCTCTCACCCGCAAAGTCACCGGAACACTCTTCGGAAACCGCCGCGGCCACATCTCCTTCGCTGTCCAACTCCACCCTCGCGCCGAGCCTCTCCTCCTTCTCGAACTTGCGATGTCCACCTCCTCTCTTGTCAAAGAGATGTCTTCCGGCCTAGTCCGCATCGCGCTTGAGTGCCGGAAGACACCGGCAGCCTCGGATATCAAAGGCCGCCATCACAGACTCTTTCATCAGCCGGACTGGACCATGTACTGCAACGGAAGAAAGTGCGGTTATGCCGTGTCACGCACGTGCGGGGAACTAGACTTGCACGTGCTGAGAACCGTGCAGAGTGTCTCAGTTGGTGCAGGAGTGATTCCAATGCTGGAAGACGGTGGTGGTTGCGGCGGGGCAGAGGGTGAGTTGATGTATATGAGAGCAAGATTTGAACGGGTCGTTGGGAGCCGTGATTCGGAAGCTTTTTACATGTTGAATCCGGATGGTAATGGAGGACCTGAACTTAGTATTTTTCTATTGAGAATATGA